The Aeromicrobium sp. Leaf245 genome includes a region encoding these proteins:
- a CDS encoding AzlC family ABC transporter permease, with protein MADSLGVGVATGLYGVSFGALGTASGLSVLQTCVLSLVAFTGASQFAFIGVVAAGGAPLTGALTSVLLGTRNLFYGLSLASILRLTGVRRTLGAHLVIDESTAVAVAQRDHVLGRLGFWWTGASIYLLWNLSTLAGALAGTAIGDPRTYGLDAAVGAAFLALLWPRLSGALARVVALVGAGVALGLVPLSPAGVPIIAGGAVAVAAGLLLRDRLGRPAS; from the coding sequence GTGGCCGACTCCCTGGGGGTCGGCGTGGCCACCGGTCTCTACGGCGTCTCGTTCGGCGCCCTGGGCACCGCGTCGGGACTCAGCGTCCTGCAGACGTGCGTGCTGTCCCTGGTGGCCTTCACCGGTGCCTCCCAGTTCGCCTTCATCGGCGTGGTCGCGGCCGGCGGAGCTCCGCTGACCGGTGCCCTCACGTCCGTGCTGCTGGGCACGCGCAACCTGTTCTACGGTCTCAGCCTCGCCTCGATCCTGCGTCTCACCGGGGTGCGGAGGACCCTGGGCGCGCACCTCGTGATCGACGAGTCGACGGCCGTCGCCGTCGCCCAGCGCGACCACGTCCTCGGCAGGCTCGGGTTCTGGTGGACCGGCGCCTCGATCTACCTGTTGTGGAACCTGTCGACCCTCGCCGGCGCGCTCGCGGGCACCGCGATCGGCGACCCCCGCACCTACGGGCTCGACGCCGCGGTCGGCGCGGCGTTCCTGGCCCTGCTCTGGCCACGCCTGTCCGGAGCACTCGCCCGGGTCGTCGCGCTGGTCGGCGCCGGGGTGGCCCTGGGCCTGGTGCCGCTCTCCCCCGCCGGCGTGCCGATCATCGCCGGCGGCGCGGTGGCCGTCGCGGCAGGCCTGCTGCTGCGTGACCGGCTCGGACGGCCCGCGTCGTGA
- a CDS encoding GNAT family N-acetyltransferase has product MVTADVSVRLAWPDDVAAIATVQQAAWRDAFGDMTTVDVAPAWHALLTTPPDARARVLVALEQATLRGVAFVHPCHDPDADQVADGEVGELLVDPGHRGEGHGSRLLQAAIDTLRADGFERARWWLPTTDDALRAFVVGTGWAADGAHRELADETGAHTVKQVRLVTSLVEE; this is encoded by the coding sequence GTGGTGACCGCCGACGTGAGCGTCCGGCTCGCCTGGCCCGACGACGTGGCGGCGATCGCGACCGTCCAGCAGGCCGCCTGGCGTGACGCCTTCGGGGACATGACCACCGTCGACGTCGCCCCGGCGTGGCACGCACTCCTCACGACTCCCCCGGACGCTCGCGCCCGGGTGCTCGTCGCGCTCGAGCAGGCCACGCTCCGCGGGGTGGCCTTCGTGCACCCCTGCCACGACCCCGACGCCGACCAGGTCGCCGACGGCGAGGTCGGCGAGCTGCTGGTCGACCCCGGCCACCGCGGCGAGGGTCACGGCTCGCGGCTGCTCCAGGCCGCCATCGACACGTTGCGCGCCGACGGCTTCGAGCGAGCCCGGTGGTGGCTGCCCACGACCGACGACGCCCTGCGAGCCTTCGTGGTCGGCACCGGGTGGGCCGCCGACGGGGCCCACCGTGAGCTCGCCGACGAGACCGGCGCCCACACCGTGAAGCAGGTGCGACTCGTCACCTCGTTGGTCGAGGAGTGA